The Streptomyces pactum genome contains a region encoding:
- a CDS encoding S41 family peptidase, with the protein MTQPAAPAYLRFPHPHGELVAFTAEDDVWLAPLDGGRAWRVSADNVPVNHPRISPDGTTVAWTSTRDGAPEVHVAPADGGPAKRLTHWGSLKTQVRGWTPEGRVLALSTYGQASLRRSWARAVPLDGGPAATLPYGPVGDVAYGPRTVLLSAPMGREAAWWKRYRGGTAGKLWIDAEEAGEAGEFTRLHGDLDGNVEYPFWVGDRIAFLSDHEGTGALYSSLADGSDLRRHTPIDGFYARHAATDGVRVVYSSAGELWVLDDLDGAEPRRLDIRLGGTRVDLQAHPVNAARWFGSASPDHTARGSAVAVRGGVHWVTHRAGPARALAATPGVRTRLPRTFRADGEEWVVWVTDAEGDDALEFAPATGLAPGATARRLAAGQLGRVLALAMAPDGSRAAVASHDGRVLLVERETGEVREVDRSDDGDASGLVFSPDSAWLAWSHPGPDPLRQLKLANTTDLSVSEATPLRFKDYSPAFTLDGKHLAFLSTRSFDPVYDEHVFDLAFVEGARPYLITLAATTPSPFGPQRHGRPFETPDREETPDSEGTPTTRIDIEGLADRIVPFPVEAARYSRLRAAKDGVLWLRHPVTGVLGASRATPDDPDPHTELERYDLAQQRVEHLAADADHFEVSGDGKRVLLWTDGRLKVVPSDRRASGDEDSDTNITVDLSRVRQTVDPAAEWRQMYDETGRIMRDHFWRADMNGVDWDGVLDRYRPVLDRLATHDDLVDLLWEVHGELGTSHAYVTPRGGHGSGARQGLLGADLSRHEDGAWRIDRVLPSETSDPDARSPLAAPGVAVRAGDAIVAVAGQRVDPVTGPGPLLVGTAGKPVELTISPSGGGELRHAVVVPLADEEPLRYHAWVADRRAYVHEKSGGRLGYLHVPDMQAPGWAQIHRDLRVEVAREGLVVDVRENRGGHTSQLVVEKLARRIVGWDLPRGMRPASYPLDAPRGPVVAVANEFSGSDGDIVNAAIKALGIGPVVGTRTWGGVIGIDSRYRLVDGTLITQPKYAFWLEGYGWGVENHGVDPDVEVPQRPQDHAAGRDPQLDEAVGLALAALEETPAKTPPALP; encoded by the coding sequence GTGACACAGCCCGCAGCGCCTGCCTACCTCCGCTTTCCGCACCCGCACGGCGAGTTGGTCGCCTTCACCGCCGAGGACGACGTGTGGCTCGCCCCGCTCGACGGCGGCCGGGCCTGGCGGGTCAGCGCCGACAACGTGCCGGTGAACCACCCGCGCATCTCGCCCGACGGCACCACGGTCGCCTGGACCTCCACACGCGACGGCGCCCCCGAGGTGCACGTCGCCCCCGCCGACGGCGGCCCCGCCAAGCGCCTCACCCACTGGGGCAGCCTGAAGACCCAGGTACGCGGCTGGACCCCGGAAGGTCGGGTCCTCGCCCTCAGCACCTACGGTCAGGCCAGCCTGCGCCGAAGCTGGGCCCGCGCCGTCCCGCTCGACGGGGGACCGGCCGCCACCCTGCCGTACGGGCCCGTCGGCGACGTCGCGTACGGGCCGCGCACCGTGCTGCTGTCCGCGCCGATGGGCCGCGAGGCCGCCTGGTGGAAGCGCTACCGGGGCGGCACGGCGGGCAAGCTGTGGATCGACGCCGAAGAGGCCGGGGAGGCCGGGGAGTTCACCCGGCTGCACGGCGACCTCGACGGCAACGTCGAGTACCCCTTCTGGGTCGGCGACCGGATCGCGTTCCTCTCCGACCACGAGGGCACCGGCGCCCTCTACTCCTCCCTCGCCGACGGCTCCGACCTGCGCCGGCACACACCGATCGACGGCTTCTACGCCCGGCACGCCGCCACCGACGGCGTCCGCGTCGTCTACTCCTCCGCCGGTGAACTGTGGGTGCTGGACGACCTGGACGGCGCCGAGCCGCGCCGGCTCGACATCCGCCTCGGCGGCACCCGCGTCGACCTCCAGGCCCACCCCGTCAACGCCGCCCGCTGGTTCGGCTCCGCGTCACCCGACCACACCGCGCGCGGCAGCGCCGTCGCCGTACGCGGTGGCGTGCACTGGGTCACCCACCGCGCCGGACCGGCCCGCGCGCTCGCGGCGACGCCCGGCGTCCGCACCCGGCTGCCGCGCACCTTCCGCGCGGACGGCGAGGAGTGGGTGGTGTGGGTGACGGACGCCGAGGGCGACGACGCCCTGGAGTTCGCGCCCGCCACCGGACTCGCGCCCGGCGCCACGGCCCGCCGCCTCGCCGCCGGACAGCTCGGCCGGGTGCTCGCCCTCGCCATGGCGCCGGACGGCAGCCGCGCCGCCGTCGCCTCGCACGACGGGCGGGTGCTGCTCGTCGAGCGGGAGACCGGCGAGGTCCGCGAGGTCGACCGCAGCGACGACGGCGACGCCTCCGGGCTGGTCTTCTCACCCGACTCCGCGTGGCTCGCCTGGTCCCACCCCGGCCCCGACCCGTTGCGCCAGCTCAAGCTCGCCAACACCACCGACCTGTCGGTGAGCGAGGCGACCCCGCTGCGCTTCAAGGACTACTCGCCGGCCTTCACCCTGGACGGCAAGCACCTCGCCTTCCTCTCCACCCGCTCCTTCGACCCGGTCTACGACGAGCACGTCTTCGACCTGGCCTTCGTCGAGGGCGCCCGCCCGTACCTGATCACGCTGGCCGCGACCACCCCGTCGCCGTTCGGCCCGCAGCGCCACGGCCGGCCCTTCGAGACCCCGGACCGGGAGGAGACCCCCGACAGCGAGGGCACCCCGACCACCCGGATCGACATCGAGGGCCTCGCCGACCGCATCGTGCCCTTCCCGGTCGAGGCCGCCCGCTACTCCCGGCTGCGCGCCGCCAAGGACGGCGTCCTGTGGCTGCGCCACCCGGTCACCGGCGTCCTCGGTGCCTCCCGCGCCACCCCGGACGACCCCGACCCGCACACCGAGCTGGAGCGCTACGACCTCGCCCAGCAGCGCGTCGAGCACCTCGCCGCCGACGCCGACCACTTCGAGGTCAGCGGCGACGGCAAGCGGGTGCTGCTGTGGACCGACGGACGCCTCAAGGTCGTCCCCAGTGACCGGCGGGCCTCCGGCGACGAGGACAGCGACACCAACATCACCGTCGACCTGAGCCGCGTGCGGCAGACCGTCGACCCGGCCGCCGAGTGGCGGCAGATGTACGACGAGACCGGCCGCATCATGCGGGACCACTTCTGGCGGGCCGACATGAACGGCGTCGACTGGGACGGCGTCCTCGACCGTTACCGGCCCGTCCTCGACCGCCTCGCCACCCACGACGACCTCGTCGACCTCCTCTGGGAGGTGCACGGCGAACTCGGCACCTCGCACGCCTACGTCACCCCGCGCGGCGGCCACGGCTCCGGCGCCCGGCAGGGACTGCTCGGCGCCGACCTCTCCCGGCACGAGGACGGCGCCTGGCGCATCGACCGCGTCCTGCCCTCGGAGACCTCCGACCCCGACGCCCGTTCCCCGCTCGCCGCGCCCGGCGTCGCCGTGCGCGCCGGGGACGCGATCGTCGCGGTCGCCGGACAGCGCGTCGACCCGGTCACCGGGCCCGGCCCGCTGCTGGTCGGCACGGCGGGCAAGCCGGTCGAGCTGACCATCTCCCCGTCCGGCGGCGGCGAGCTGCGGCACGCCGTCGTCGTCCCCCTCGCCGACGAGGAGCCCCTGCGCTACCACGCCTGGGTCGCCGACCGCCGCGCCTACGTCCACGAGAAGTCCGGCGGCCGGCTCGGCTACCTCCACGTCCCCGACATGCAGGCCCCCGGCTGGGCGCAGATCCACCGCGACCTGCGCGTCGAGGTGGCCCGGGAGGGCCTGGTCGTCGACGTCCGCGAGAACCGCGGCGGCCACACCTCCCAACTGGTCGTCGAGAAGCTCGCCCGGCGCATCGTCGGCTGGGACCTGCCGCGCGGCATGCGGCCGGCCAGCTACCCGCTGGACGCGCCCCGGGGCCCGGTCGTCGCCGTCGCCAACGAGTTCTCCGGCTCCGACGGCGACATCGTCAACGCCGCGATCAAGGCGCTCGGTATCGGTCCGGTCGTCGGCACCCGTACCTGGGGCGGCGTCATCGGCATCGACAGCCGCTACCGCCTGGTCGACGGCACGCTGATCACCCAGCCCAAGTACGCCTTCTGGCTGGAGGGTTACGGCTGGGGCGTGGAGAACCACGGCGTCGACCCCGACGTCGAGGTCCCCCAGCGCCCGCAGGACCACGCGGCGGGCCGCGATCCCCAACTGGACGAGGCGGTCGGGCTCGCGCTGGCGGCACTGGAGGAGACCCCGGCCAAGACGCCGCCGGCCCTGCCCTAA
- a CDS encoding histidine triad nucleotide-binding protein, whose product MTGEPRDDCLFCKIVAGQIPATIVRETDTTVAFRDINPQAPTHVLVIPKAHYRDAAALAEGAPELAADVLRETRAVAEQEQLDSYRTIFNTGSGAGQTVWHTHAHVLGGRGLEWPPG is encoded by the coding sequence ATGACAGGGGAACCACGGGACGACTGCCTGTTCTGCAAGATCGTCGCAGGTCAGATCCCCGCGACGATCGTCCGCGAGACGGACACGACCGTCGCCTTCCGGGACATCAACCCGCAGGCACCCACCCACGTGCTGGTGATCCCCAAGGCCCACTACCGGGACGCCGCCGCCCTCGCCGAAGGCGCCCCGGAACTCGCCGCGGACGTGCTGCGCGAGACCCGGGCGGTCGCCGAGCAGGAGCAACTGGACAGTTACCGCACCATCTTCAACACCGGCAGCGGCGCGGGCCAGACCGTCTGGCACACCCACGCCCACGTCCTCGGCGGCCGCGGCCTCGAATGGCCCCCCGGCTAG
- the era gene encoding GTPase Era, whose amino-acid sequence MSVRTQSSEESAEAVHRAGFACFVGRPNAGKSTLTNALVGQKVAITSNRPQTTRHTVRGIVHRPEAQLILVDTPGLHKPRTLLGERLNDVVRTTWAEVDVIGFCLPANEKLGPGDRFIAKELAGIKKTPKVAIVTKTDLVDSKTLAEQLIAIDQLGQELGITWAEIVPVSATGNEQVDLLADLLIPLLPEGPTLYPEGDLTDEPEQVMVAELIREAALEGVRDELPHSIAVVVEEMLPREDRPADKPLLDIHANVFIERPSQKGIIIGPKGKRLKDVGIKSRKQIEALLGTPVFLDLHVKVAKDWQRDPKQLRRLGF is encoded by the coding sequence ATGAGCGTTCGTACCCAGTCATCCGAAGAGTCGGCCGAGGCTGTCCACAGGGCCGGTTTCGCCTGCTTCGTGGGCCGTCCCAACGCGGGCAAGTCCACCCTCACGAACGCTCTGGTCGGGCAGAAGGTGGCGATCACCTCGAACCGTCCGCAGACGACCCGGCACACCGTGCGGGGCATCGTGCACCGCCCGGAGGCACAGCTCATCCTGGTGGACACCCCGGGGCTGCACAAGCCGCGCACACTGCTGGGCGAGCGGCTCAACGACGTCGTGCGGACGACGTGGGCCGAGGTGGACGTCATCGGTTTCTGCCTGCCGGCCAACGAGAAGCTGGGCCCCGGGGACCGCTTCATCGCCAAGGAACTGGCGGGGATCAAGAAGACCCCGAAGGTCGCGATCGTCACCAAGACCGACCTGGTGGACTCCAAGACGCTGGCCGAGCAGCTCATCGCGATCGACCAGCTCGGCCAGGAGCTGGGGATCACCTGGGCGGAGATCGTGCCGGTGTCGGCGACCGGGAACGAGCAGGTGGACCTGCTCGCGGACCTGCTGATCCCGCTGCTGCCCGAGGGCCCGACGCTCTACCCCGAGGGCGACCTGACCGACGAGCCCGAGCAGGTCATGGTCGCGGAGCTGATCCGGGAGGCCGCGCTGGAGGGCGTCCGGGACGAGCTGCCGCACTCCATCGCGGTGGTCGTCGAGGAGATGCTCCCGCGCGAGGACCGTCCCGCCGACAAGCCGCTGCTGGACATCCACGCCAACGTCTTCATCGAGCGTCCCAGCCAGAAGGGCATCATCATCGGCCCCAAGGGCAAGCGCCTCAAGGACGTCGGCATCAAGTCCCGCAAGCAGATCGAGGCCCTGCTCGGTACCCCCGTCTTCCTGGACCTGCACGTCAAGGTCGCCAAGGACTGGCAGCGCGACCCGAAGCAACTTCGGCGACTCGGGTTCTGA
- a CDS encoding ribonuclease Z: MSVRELVVLGTASQVPTRHRNHNGYLLRWDGEGILFDPGEGTQRQMLRAGVAAHDLNRICVTHFHGDHSLGLAGVIQRINLDQVPHEVTAHYPRSGRRFFERLRYATAYRETVALTEAPVATDGPLAVTPAYTLDARKLSHPVESYGYRLTEPDGRRMLPERLAAHGIEGPDVGRVQREGSLNGVPLDEVSEIRRGQRFAFVMDTRLCEGVHALAEGCDLLVIESTFLDEDEALATDHGHLTAGQAARVARDAGVRHLVLTHFSQRYPDPEEFERQARAAGYDGELTVAHDLLRVPVPKRR; encoded by the coding sequence GTGTCCGTACGCGAACTCGTGGTCCTCGGCACCGCCAGCCAGGTCCCGACCCGGCACCGCAACCACAACGGCTACCTGCTGCGCTGGGACGGCGAGGGCATCCTGTTCGACCCCGGCGAGGGCACGCAGCGCCAGATGCTGCGCGCCGGGGTCGCCGCCCATGACCTGAACCGGATCTGCGTCACGCACTTCCACGGCGACCACAGCCTCGGCCTGGCCGGCGTCATCCAGCGCATCAACCTCGACCAGGTGCCGCACGAGGTCACCGCCCACTACCCGCGCTCCGGCCGGCGCTTCTTCGAGCGACTGCGGTACGCCACCGCCTACCGCGAGACGGTCGCCCTCACCGAGGCCCCGGTCGCCACGGACGGGCCCCTGGCCGTCACCCCCGCCTACACCCTGGACGCCCGCAAGCTCTCCCACCCCGTCGAGTCCTACGGCTACCGCCTCACCGAGCCCGACGGCCGCCGCATGCTGCCCGAACGCCTCGCCGCGCACGGCATCGAGGGCCCCGACGTGGGCCGCGTCCAGCGCGAGGGCTCGCTGAACGGCGTCCCGCTCGACGAGGTCAGCGAGATCCGGCGCGGCCAGCGGTTCGCGTTCGTCATGGACACCCGGCTGTGCGAGGGCGTGCACGCGCTCGCCGAAGGCTGCGACCTGCTGGTCATCGAGTCCACGTTCCTCGACGAGGACGAGGCGCTCGCCACCGACCACGGCCACCTCACCGCCGGCCAGGCGGCGCGGGTCGCCCGGGACGCGGGCGTACGGCACCTGGTCCTGACGCACTTCAGCCAGCGCTACCCGGATCCGGAGGAGTTCGAGCGGCAGGCCCGGGCGGCCGGCTACGACGGTGAGCTGACCGTGGCCCACGACCTGCTGAGAGTCCCGGTTCCGAAACGCCGGTAA
- a CDS encoding carbohydrate kinase family protein, with protein sequence MPADERTHRHAHVPDEAPHRHAQVDPLAALRTPQDPPWDVYLTGTVFLDVVFTGLDSAPVRGTESWARGMGSSPGGIANMATALARLGLRTSLAAAFGDDHYGDYCWDALSQGEGIDLSPSRTVPGWHSPVTVSMAYEGERTMVSHGHEPPPEEPTPDCPPRARAAVASLTPGVRAPWIAQAAGRGTRVFADVGWDDTGAWDLAGLPDLAHCEAFLPNAEEAMRYTGAGCPRAAAHALTEHVPLAVVTLGADGAYAVDRRTGESAEVPAIEVEALDPTGAGDVFVAGFVTGTLAGWPLADRLAFAGLTAALSVQEFGGSLSAPGWCEIATWWRKVQSVREQDPTALRRYAFLADLVPDDLVAPWPLRRAVPTIGFRPPA encoded by the coding sequence ATGCCGGCCGACGAGAGAACACACCGCCACGCCCACGTCCCGGACGAGGCACCGCACCGCCACGCCCAGGTCGATCCCCTCGCCGCCCTGCGCACACCGCAGGACCCGCCCTGGGACGTGTATCTGACCGGCACCGTCTTCCTCGACGTCGTCTTCACGGGGCTCGACTCCGCCCCGGTGCGCGGGACCGAGTCCTGGGCACGCGGGATGGGGTCGAGCCCGGGCGGCATCGCCAACATGGCGACCGCGCTGGCCCGCCTGGGCCTGCGCACCTCGCTGGCCGCGGCCTTCGGCGACGACCACTACGGCGACTACTGCTGGGACGCCCTCTCCCAGGGCGAGGGCATCGATCTGAGCCCCTCGCGCACCGTGCCCGGCTGGCACTCGCCGGTGACGGTCTCGATGGCGTACGAGGGGGAGCGCACGATGGTCTCCCACGGCCACGAGCCGCCGCCCGAGGAACCGACCCCCGACTGCCCGCCCCGCGCCCGTGCCGCCGTCGCCTCCCTCACGCCCGGCGTCCGCGCCCCCTGGATCGCCCAGGCCGCCGGGCGCGGCACCCGCGTCTTCGCCGACGTCGGCTGGGACGACACCGGTGCCTGGGACCTGGCCGGGCTGCCCGACCTCGCGCACTGCGAGGCGTTCCTGCCGAACGCGGAGGAGGCCATGCGCTACACGGGCGCCGGCTGCCCCCGGGCCGCCGCGCACGCCCTGACCGAGCACGTGCCGCTCGCCGTGGTCACCCTCGGCGCGGACGGCGCGTACGCGGTGGACCGGCGTACCGGGGAGAGCGCCGAGGTCCCGGCCATCGAGGTCGAGGCCCTGGACCCGACCGGCGCCGGGGACGTCTTCGTCGCCGGGTTCGTCACCGGCACGCTGGCCGGCTGGCCGCTGGCCGACCGCCTCGCCTTCGCCGGCCTGACCGCCGCCCTCTCCGTCCAGGAGTTCGGCGGCTCCCTGTCGGCGCCCGGCTGGTGCGAGATCGCCACCTGGTGGCGCAAGGTCCAGTCGGTCCGGGAGCAGGATCCGACGGCCCTGCGGCGCTACGCGTTCCTCGCGGACCTGGTACCGGACGACCTGGTGGCCCCGTGGCCGCTGCGCCGCGCGGTCCCGACCATCGGCTTCCGCCCCCCGGCCTGA
- a CDS encoding MFS transporter, producing MAIDTTSTTAPVAEPAAPRLSPRDRLVLFVLCAAQFMVALDFSVLNVALPVLGADLGMSTSALQWAVTAFALPSGGFLLLFGRMGDLYGRRRLFLAGLALFGAASLLAAFAWDPASFLAGRALQGLGAAAIVPTGMSLLTTTFPEGPARDRALGISGTLLSLGFTVGMVAGGVLTDLLSWRSTMGLLALFALVVLPLAPALLPESLPHGVKGMGGAPVPERPRLDVPGAVTVTGGLLALIYALSTAAEHGFGRTDVLVTLVAGLLLLAAFALVESRTDQPLVSLPMLRRRTVAWGNLGGLVTFSMMSTVVFVLTLYLQEILGLTAFETGLVFGVQGVLSVVAGSYAPRVIGRFGARRTLVGSLAGQGVLVLSLLALGQGGWSVVLATAAVSLASMCHLGAIISYGLTVTSGVPDEEQGLATGLVTSTQQVGVTVGIPLLGVLATTSSDLMSGVHTVLVLDAVIVLAAAALVAAGLRTRRTTGSGTVEAEPLRAR from the coding sequence ATGGCGATCGACACCACCTCAACCACCGCCCCAGTCGCCGAGCCGGCCGCTCCCCGGCTCTCGCCCCGCGACCGGCTCGTCCTGTTCGTGCTCTGCGCGGCCCAGTTCATGGTCGCGCTCGACTTCTCCGTCCTCAACGTCGCACTGCCCGTCCTCGGCGCGGACCTGGGCATGAGCACCTCCGCCCTCCAATGGGCGGTCACCGCGTTCGCGCTGCCGTCCGGCGGGTTCCTGCTGCTCTTCGGCCGCATGGGCGACCTGTACGGGCGCCGTCGGCTGTTCCTCGCCGGCCTCGCGCTCTTCGGCGCCGCCTCGCTGCTGGCCGCCTTCGCCTGGGACCCGGCCTCCTTCCTCGCCGGACGCGCCCTGCAGGGCCTCGGCGCGGCGGCCATCGTCCCGACCGGGATGTCCCTGCTGACGACGACCTTCCCGGAGGGCCCGGCCCGCGACCGCGCCCTCGGCATCTCCGGGACCCTGCTCTCGCTCGGCTTCACCGTCGGCATGGTGGCCGGGGGAGTGCTGACCGACCTGCTGAGCTGGCGCTCCACCATGGGCCTGCTGGCGCTGTTCGCCCTGGTCGTGCTGCCCCTCGCCCCGGCCCTGCTGCCCGAGTCCCTCCCCCATGGCGTCAAAGGCATGGGCGGTGCCCCCGTCCCGGAGCGGCCCCGCCTCGACGTCCCCGGCGCGGTCACCGTCACCGGCGGCCTGCTCGCCCTGATCTACGCCCTGTCGACGGCCGCCGAACACGGCTTCGGCCGCACCGACGTCCTCGTCACCCTCGTCGCGGGCCTGCTGCTCCTGGCCGCCTTCGCGCTCGTCGAGTCCCGCACCGACCAGCCACTGGTCTCCCTGCCGATGCTGCGGCGCCGCACGGTGGCGTGGGGCAACCTGGGCGGACTCGTCACCTTCTCGATGATGTCCACGGTGGTCTTCGTGCTGACCCTGTACCTCCAGGAGATCCTGGGCCTGACCGCCTTCGAGACCGGTCTGGTCTTCGGTGTGCAGGGTGTGCTGTCGGTGGTGGCCGGTTCGTACGCCCCCCGCGTCATCGGTCGCTTCGGCGCACGCCGCACCCTGGTCGGCTCGCTCGCCGGGCAGGGTGTCCTGGTCCTGTCCCTGCTGGCGCTGGGGCAGGGCGGCTGGTCGGTGGTGCTGGCCACGGCCGCCGTCTCGCTGGCCAGCATGTGCCACCTGGGCGCGATCATCTCCTACGGCCTGACCGTCACCTCGGGCGTCCCCGACGAGGAGCAGGGACTGGCGACCGGCCTGGTCACCTCCACCCAGCAGGTCGGCGTCACCGTCGGCATCCCGCTGCTGGGCGTCCTGGCCACCACCTCCAGCGACCTGATGTCCGGCGTCCACACGGTGCTCGTCCTGGACGCGGTGATCGTGCTGGCGGCGGCCGCGCTGGTGGCGGCCGGGCTGCGGACCCGCCGGACGACGGGCTCAGGAACGGTCGAGGCGGAGCCGCTCCGCGCGCGGTAG
- a CDS encoding helix-turn-helix transcriptional regulator, which produces MPDVIVRAGAVGRDRRRSELREFLMSRRARVSPADVGLPDGGARRRTPGLRREEVAVLAGVGASWYQWLEQGRDISVSPQVLDSVARVLRLSNAERRHLYVLAGLNPPAPEVEPAKRDMCEGLRRLIDTWMPYPAHIMDRYYNCVMYNDAAATVLGMRPGTTWNCIVDFFTDPLYRARARSWEENARTVVAQFRATCAANPDDEGFQQVLADLKEASAQFAALWEERDIEDAGQIRKELDHPLVGLLSLESTALKVPARPDLTIVLHTPLDEANSAAKLEWLASPEGRRGAMYPVAG; this is translated from the coding sequence GTGCCGGACGTGATCGTGAGGGCCGGGGCGGTGGGCAGGGACCGTCGCCGCAGTGAGCTGCGGGAGTTCCTGATGAGCCGGCGGGCCCGGGTCTCCCCCGCCGACGTCGGTCTGCCGGACGGCGGGGCACGGCGCCGGACGCCGGGGCTGCGCCGCGAGGAGGTGGCCGTGCTCGCGGGGGTGGGCGCCTCCTGGTACCAGTGGCTGGAGCAGGGCCGCGACATCTCCGTGTCCCCGCAGGTCCTGGACTCCGTGGCCCGGGTGCTGCGGCTCAGCAACGCCGAACGCCGCCATCTGTACGTGCTGGCCGGGCTGAACCCGCCCGCGCCCGAGGTGGAGCCGGCGAAGCGGGACATGTGCGAGGGGCTGCGGCGGCTGATCGACACGTGGATGCCGTATCCGGCGCACATCATGGACCGGTACTACAACTGCGTGATGTACAACGACGCGGCGGCGACGGTGCTGGGCATGCGGCCCGGGACGACGTGGAACTGCATCGTCGACTTCTTCACCGACCCGCTGTACCGGGCCCGCGCCCGCAGTTGGGAGGAGAACGCGCGCACGGTCGTCGCCCAGTTCCGGGCCACCTGCGCGGCCAACCCGGATGACGAGGGGTTCCAGCAGGTGCTGGCCGACCTGAAGGAGGCCAGCGCCCAGTTCGCGGCGCTGTGGGAGGAGCGGGACATCGAGGACGCCGGGCAGATCCGCAAGGAGCTGGACCACCCGCTGGTCGGGCTGCTCAGCCTGGAGTCGACGGCGCTGAAGGTGCCCGCGCGGCCCGATCTGACCATCGTGCTGCACACGCCGCTGGACGAGGCGAACAGCGCGGCGAAGCTGGAGTGGCTGGCCTCGCCGGAGGGCCGGCGCGGGGCGATGTACCCGGTGGCGGGGTGA
- a CDS encoding 16S rRNA (uracil(1498)-N(3))-methyltransferase → MTAPVFVVDSLRPGDLPAGEYVLDGPEGRHAVSVKRLRAGEDVVLTDGRGRWAEGVVKAAEGKDRLIVTELETVHEEPVERPRVTVVQALPKGDRGELAVETMTEVGVDAIVPWAASRCVTRWKGDRGLKALGKWRATAREAGKQSRRVRFPDVADAATSKQVASLLADAEFAAVLHESGDEPLAAVELPTAGDIVLVVGPEGGVSPEELALFARAGAKPYRLGRSVLRTSTAGTAATAVLLARTGRWS, encoded by the coding sequence ATGACGGCACCGGTGTTCGTGGTCGACTCCCTCCGGCCGGGGGACCTGCCCGCGGGGGAGTACGTCCTGGACGGCCCCGAGGGGCGGCACGCCGTCTCCGTGAAGCGGCTGCGGGCCGGCGAGGACGTCGTCCTCACCGACGGACGCGGACGCTGGGCCGAGGGCGTGGTGAAGGCCGCCGAGGGCAAGGACCGTCTGATCGTCACGGAGCTGGAGACGGTCCACGAGGAACCGGTGGAGCGGCCCCGTGTCACCGTCGTCCAGGCCCTGCCCAAGGGCGACCGCGGGGAGCTGGCCGTCGAGACGATGACCGAGGTCGGTGTCGACGCGATCGTGCCGTGGGCGGCGTCCCGCTGCGTCACGCGGTGGAAGGGCGACCGCGGCCTCAAGGCACTCGGCAAGTGGCGGGCGACGGCCCGGGAGGCCGGCAAGCAGTCCCGCCGGGTCCGCTTCCCCGACGTCGCGGACGCGGCGACGAGCAAGCAGGTTGCCTCGCTTCTGGCCGACGCCGAATTCGCCGCCGTACTCCACGAGAGCGGCGACGAGCCCCTGGCCGCCGTCGAACTCCCCACCGCCGGTGACATCGTGCTGGTCGTCGGGCCGGAAGGCGGGGTCTCCCCGGAGGAGCTGGCCCTCTTCGCCCGGGCCGGCGCCAAGCCCTACCGCCTGGGACGCAGCGTCCTGCGCACCTCCACCGCCGGCACCGCGGCGACGGCCGTACTCCTGGCCCGCACCGGCCGCTGGTCCTGA
- a CDS encoding adenosine deaminase — protein sequence MPLPKAELHLHIEGTLEPELAFELAARNGVSLPYADTDALREAYRFEDLQSFLNLYYELMAVLRTERDFADLANAYLARAAAQGVRHAEIFFDPQAHLARGVEMGTVVEGLWRALSTSRENHGVSTRLIMCFLRDESAESALATLDAAKPYLDRITGVGLDSAEVGHPPVEFREVYEAAAALGLRRVAHAGEEGPPEYVTEALDVLGVERIDHGLRSVEDAALVERLVRERVPLTLCPLSNVRLRTVDTLADHPLPAMLDAGLMCTVNSDDPAYFGGYAGDNFDAVRQALGLTEERLRELARNSFLASFLEDDEELRARCLAEVEAYEFPSA from the coding sequence ATGCCCCTGCCCAAAGCTGAACTGCACCTCCACATCGAAGGCACCCTGGAACCCGAGCTGGCCTTCGAGCTGGCCGCCCGCAACGGCGTGTCCCTGCCCTACGCGGACACGGACGCGCTGCGCGAGGCGTACCGGTTCGAGGACCTCCAGTCCTTCCTGAACCTGTACTACGAGCTCATGGCCGTCCTGCGCACCGAGCGGGACTTCGCGGACCTCGCGAACGCCTACCTCGCCCGCGCCGCCGCGCAGGGCGTGCGGCACGCGGAGATCTTCTTCGACCCGCAGGCGCACCTCGCCCGGGGCGTGGAGATGGGCACGGTCGTGGAGGGGCTGTGGCGGGCGCTGAGCACCAGCCGCGAGAACCACGGGGTCTCCACCCGGCTGATCATGTGCTTCCTGCGCGACGAGTCCGCCGAGTCGGCGCTGGCCACCCTGGACGCCGCGAAGCCGTACCTCGACCGCATCACCGGCGTCGGCCTGGACTCGGCCGAGGTCGGCCACCCGCCGGTCGAGTTCCGCGAGGTGTACGAGGCCGCCGCCGCCCTCGGCCTGCGCCGGGTCGCGCACGCGGGCGAGGAGGGGCCGCCGGAGTACGTCACCGAGGCCCTGGACGTCCTGGGCGTCGAGCGGATCGACCACGGCCTGCGCTCGGTGGAGGATGCGGCGCTGGTCGAGCGGCTGGTGCGCGAGCGCGTCCCGCTGACCCTGTGCCCGCTGTCCAACGTACGGCTGCGCACGGTCGACACCCTCGCCGACCACCCGCTGCCCGCGATGCTCGACGCCGGGCTGATGTGCACGGTCAACAGCGACGACCCGGCCTACTTCGGCGGCTACGCGGGCGACAACTTCGACGCCGTACGCCAGGCCCTCGGTCTCACCGAGGAGCGGCTGCGGGAGCTGGCCCGCAACTCCTTCCTCGCCTCCTTCCTGGAGGACGACGAGGAACTGCGGGCGCGCTGCCTCGCCGAGGTCGAGGCCTACGAGTTCCCGTCCGCCTAG